From Prevotella melaninogenica, the proteins below share one genomic window:
- a CDS encoding NUDIX hydrolase yields the protein MNKYYKGEPKLLVSVDCIVLGFENKKLQLLVGKRKVEPYSGKLSLYGGFVRENESLKEAANRVLFQCTGINNIYMRQVGAFGETDRDPGDRVISIAYCALINVSDYDHKLLEENDLQWVDINKLPELYGDHIEMVQIALSQLRKLINKDPLGFNLLPELFTLTQLQNVHEAIMGVEIDKRNFRKRIKQIDFIEKTKYIDKITSKRGAALYRINKQAYSDASL from the coding sequence ATGAATAAATACTACAAAGGTGAACCCAAACTATTAGTTTCGGTCGACTGCATCGTACTCGGGTTCGAAAACAAAAAGCTACAGTTACTCGTTGGTAAGCGTAAGGTTGAACCATACAGCGGCAAACTATCTCTATACGGTGGATTCGTTAGAGAGAATGAGAGCTTGAAAGAGGCTGCCAACAGAGTTCTTTTCCAATGCACGGGCATCAATAACATCTATATGCGACAGGTGGGAGCCTTCGGTGAGACTGATCGTGACCCTGGTGATCGCGTTATCTCAATCGCTTATTGCGCCCTCATCAATGTGTCTGACTACGACCATAAGCTATTGGAAGAGAACGACCTACAGTGGGTTGACATCAACAAATTACCAGAGCTATATGGTGACCACATCGAAATGGTACAGATAGCATTGAGCCAACTCCGCAAACTCATCAATAAAGACCCACTCGGTTTCAACCTTCTCCCAGAACTCTTCACACTCACACAGCTTCAGAATGTCCACGAAGCGATTATGGGTGTTGAGATTGATAAACGCAACTTCCGTAAGCGTATCAAGCAAATCGACTTCATTGAGAAGACAAAGTATATTGATAAGATAACCAGCAAGCGCGGTGCAGCATTGTATCGCATCAACAAACAAGCCTATTCAGACGCCTCTCTATAA
- the galK gene encoding galactokinase, translating to MDIEFVRSRFIKHFDGKTGNIYFSPGRINLIGEHTDYNGGFVFPGAVDKGIMAEVRPNGTNTVMCYSIDLKDRVEFKVDDPEGPRATWARFIYGMVQEFKALGVDVKGFNIAFAGDVPLGAGMSSSAAMESCFGCALNDLFADNKISKWDIVLAGQATEHKYIGVNCGIMDQFASVFGQEGKLMRLDCRSREFEYFPFNPQGYKLVLVNSKVKHELVGSPYNDRRRSCENVVAAVAKQFPDKKFETLRDVNEEELEAVKDKVSAEDYQRAHFVLGEKERVLAVCDALVAGDYETVGQKMYETHHGLSKEYEVSCEELDFLNDVAKENGVTGSRIMGGGFGGCTINLVKDELYDKFIADATEKFTAKYGHAPEVYPVVISEGSHKVC from the coding sequence ATGGACATAGAATTCGTAAGAAGCCGTTTTATTAAGCATTTCGACGGCAAAACTGGAAACATTTATTTCTCACCAGGACGTATTAACCTTATTGGCGAACACACTGATTATAATGGTGGTTTCGTATTCCCAGGTGCAGTAGACAAGGGCATTATGGCAGAGGTTCGTCCTAATGGTACAAACACTGTTATGTGCTACTCTATCGACCTCAAGGACCGTGTAGAGTTCAAAGTTGACGACCCAGAGGGTCCACGCGCTACATGGGCACGCTTCATTTATGGTATGGTACAGGAGTTCAAGGCACTTGGTGTTGACGTAAAGGGTTTCAACATTGCTTTTGCTGGTGACGTTCCTCTCGGTGCAGGTATGAGTTCATCTGCTGCTATGGAGAGCTGTTTCGGATGCGCATTGAACGACTTGTTTGCTGATAATAAGATATCAAAGTGGGACATCGTACTCGCTGGTCAGGCTACAGAACACAAGTATATCGGTGTAAACTGTGGTATCATGGACCAGTTTGCAAGCGTCTTCGGTCAGGAAGGTAAGCTGATGCGCCTTGACTGCCGCAGCCGTGAATTCGAGTATTTCCCATTCAATCCACAGGGTTATAAGCTCGTTCTTGTCAACTCAAAGGTTAAGCACGAACTTGTTGGTAGCCCATATAACGATCGTCGCAGAAGCTGTGAGAACGTTGTTGCAGCTGTTGCGAAGCAGTTCCCAGACAAGAAATTCGAGACATTGCGTGATGTCAATGAGGAAGAATTAGAGGCTGTTAAGGACAAGGTAAGTGCTGAGGACTACCAGCGTGCACACTTCGTTCTCGGTGAGAAGGAACGTGTTCTCGCTGTCTGTGACGCACTTGTTGCTGGTGACTATGAGACAGTTGGTCAGAAGATGTATGAAACACATCACGGACTTAGCAAGGAATATGAGGTAAGCTGCGAAGAGCTCGACTTCCTCAACGACGTTGCTAAAGAGAATGGCGTAACTGGTTCCCGCATCATGGGTGGTGGCTTCGGTGGTTGTACCATCAACCTCGTTAAGGATGAGTTGTATGACAAGTTCATTGCTGACGCAACAGAGAAGTTCACAGCAAAGTATGGTCATGCCCCAGAAGTCTATCCTGTGGTTATCAGTGAAGGTTCTCACAAGGTTTGCTAA
- a CDS encoding MFS transporter, with the protein MENQTNKKGTLVAIITMMFLFAMISFVTNMAAPFGTIWKQHYEWAGMMGNMMNFLAYLFMGIPAGMMITKYGYKKTALVALALGFIGIAIQYGSSRMDGNEIGTYVVYLVGAFVCGFCVCILNTVVNPMLNLLGGGGNRGNQLIQTGGSLNSLAATLTPMLAGSMIGEITKETSLKAVTPLLLIALVIFAASFVIVWFTQLTEPETEKTDVVGGIKEALRYRQLLLGIIAIFFYVGVEVGIPGQLFFYLSEPVAKGGVLGSAATAGLIAGVYWMLMLVGRFVSAFISGKVSSRMQLTVTSAVALLLLLVAIFMPEDVKMSLSIPNLAESTFDQVEVPTKVLFIILCGICTSVMWGVIFNLATEGLGKYTATASGLFMTMVVGGGVMPLIQNLMATKVGDIQSYWLIVGMLAYMLFYALVGSHPSKKA; encoded by the coding sequence ATGGAAAATCAAACTAACAAGAAAGGAACCTTGGTGGCTATTATCACCATGATGTTCTTATTTGCGATGATCTCTTTCGTAACCAACATGGCGGCGCCATTTGGTACAATTTGGAAGCAGCACTATGAGTGGGCTGGTATGATGGGTAACATGATGAACTTCTTGGCTTACCTCTTCATGGGTATTCCAGCAGGTATGATGATTACAAAATACGGATATAAGAAGACTGCTCTTGTTGCCTTAGCACTTGGTTTCATCGGTATTGCCATCCAATATGGTTCAAGTAGAATGGACGGAAACGAAATCGGCACATACGTAGTTTACCTTGTTGGTGCCTTTGTTTGCGGTTTCTGCGTTTGTATCTTGAACACCGTTGTAAACCCAATGTTGAACCTTCTTGGCGGTGGTGGTAACCGTGGTAACCAGCTGATTCAAACAGGTGGTTCGTTGAACTCACTCGCAGCAACGCTGACTCCAATGCTCGCAGGTTCTATGATTGGTGAGATTACAAAGGAAACATCACTCAAGGCAGTAACTCCATTGTTGTTGATTGCGTTAGTTATCTTTGCAGCTTCATTCGTTATCGTTTGGTTTACACAGTTGACAGAGCCAGAAACAGAGAAGACAGACGTCGTTGGTGGTATCAAGGAGGCTTTACGTTATCGTCAGTTGTTGCTCGGTATCATTGCTATCTTCTTCTACGTAGGTGTTGAAGTTGGTATTCCTGGTCAGCTCTTTTTCTACCTCAGTGAGCCAGTTGCAAAGGGCGGTGTACTTGGTAGTGCAGCAACAGCAGGTCTGATTGCAGGTGTTTATTGGATGTTGATGCTCGTAGGTCGCTTCGTTAGTGCCTTCATCAGCGGTAAGGTATCATCTCGTATGCAGTTGACCGTAACCTCAGCAGTAGCCCTCCTCCTCTTGCTCGTGGCTATCTTCATGCCAGAGGATGTAAAGATGAGCCTTTCAATTCCTAACCTTGCAGAGAGCACATTCGACCAGGTAGAGGTCCCAACAAAGGTATTGTTCATCATCCTTTGTGGTATCTGTACATCAGTTATGTGGGGTGTTATCTTCAACCTCGCTACCGAAGGCCTTGGTAAATACACAGCAACAGCTTCTGGTCTCTTCATGACCATGGTTGTTGGTGGTGGTGTAATGCCATTGATTCAGAACCTTATGGCAACAAAGGTAGGCGACATTCAGAGCTACTGGCTCATCGTTGGTATGTTGGCTTACATGCTTTTCTACGCATTAGTAGGCTCACATCCTTCAAAGAAGGCGTAA